From Nitrospirota bacterium, a single genomic window includes:
- a CDS encoding rhodanese-like domain-containing protein, which produces MTKPIVRTLVGLFLLSTVTISGVSADHSYQLSVQQLRSGLTKAPSMNQKGFILIDVRSTEEHAEGFIPGTDLNIDFREIKARHRDIGAQLEDHLVVYCQSGHRSNIAAETLADLGYRHVYNLTGSMDAWVAAGFPLGK; this is translated from the coding sequence ATGACCAAGCCCATCGTCAGAACCCTTGTCGGCCTGTTTCTACTATCGACCGTCACGATTAGTGGCGTGTCAGCCGATCATTCGTACCAGCTCAGCGTTCAGCAATTGCGGTCTGGATTGACCAAGGCTCCCTCGATGAACCAGAAGGGGTTCATCTTGATCGATGTCCGTTCCACGGAAGAACATGCGGAAGGATTTATTCCAGGAACAGACCTGAACATCGACTTCCGGGAGATCAAGGCTCGACATCGGGACATCGGCGCCCAGCTGGAGGACCACCTGGTGGTCTATTGCCAGTCCGGCCATCGGAGCAACATTGCGGCGGAAACCTTGGCGGACTTGGGCTACCGTCATGTCTACAACCTCACCGGCAGCATGGATGCGTGGGTTGCGGCAGGATTTCCGTTGGGAAAATAA
- a CDS encoding TIGR01777 family oxidoreductase produces the protein MHIIVTGGTGFIGRPLCASLSQEGHRVTLLTRRKEEAQRSCGSTVTAVEWNGKEAGVWEHCLEGADAVINLAGAPIADARWSDARKRLLTESRVLTTRLLVEALSRRSSKPRILISASGIGYYGASDDRLLDEGAARGQGFLADLCLAWEAEALRAAEFGVRVVTLRTGMVLERDGGALPKMLLPFRLFVGGPIMPGTQWVSWIHRRDHIGLIQWLLAMPSVSGPVNAVAPEAVTMNRFCKVLGQVLHRPSWLPLPGFALHMAMGELGTLMTTGQRVNPAKALSGGYVFRYPTLEPALRAILAKG, from the coding sequence ATGCACATTATTGTGACCGGCGGAACGGGCTTCATCGGTCGGCCCTTATGTGCATCCTTAAGTCAGGAGGGGCATCGGGTGACTCTCCTCACGAGAAGGAAGGAAGAGGCGCAACGATCCTGTGGCTCCACCGTCACGGCCGTCGAGTGGAATGGCAAAGAGGCGGGAGTTTGGGAGCATTGTCTCGAAGGTGCCGATGCTGTCATCAATCTTGCCGGTGCGCCCATTGCTGATGCCCGCTGGAGCGATGCCCGCAAGCGACTCCTCACAGAAAGCCGGGTCCTCACCACTCGTCTGCTGGTAGAAGCCCTGTCCCGCCGGTCCTCGAAACCGCGCATTCTGATTAGTGCCTCCGGTATCGGCTACTACGGGGCCAGCGACGATCGCCTGCTGGATGAGGGCGCCGCGCGCGGCCAAGGATTTCTGGCCGATCTCTGTCTCGCATGGGAAGCGGAGGCACTTCGGGCTGCGGAGTTCGGTGTGCGAGTCGTCACGTTACGGACCGGAATGGTGCTCGAACGAGACGGCGGGGCCTTGCCGAAGATGCTGTTGCCGTTTCGGCTCTTCGTTGGCGGGCCGATCATGCCGGGGACTCAGTGGGTGTCGTGGATCCATCGGCGTGACCACATCGGTCTGATCCAGTGGCTGCTCGCAATGCCGAGCGTCTCTGGCCCCGTCAATGCTGTGGCTCCCGAGGCTGTAACGATGAACCGGTTCTGCAAGGTGCTCGGGCAAGTCCTCCACCGGCCGTCCTGGCTTCCCCTGCCTGGCTTCGCGCTACACATGGCGATGGGTGAACTCGGGACGCTCATGACCACGGGCCAACGGGTCAATCCGGCGAAGGCGCTCTCCGGGGGCTACGTCTTTCGCTACCCGACGCTGGAACCGGCCTTGCGGGCGATCCTCGCGAAAGGATGA
- a CDS encoding cobalamin B12-binding domain-containing protein, with amino-acid sequence MNTHRIHRVAKLTGLSKDVIRIWERRYGLVVPSRSSNRYREYSDEEVALLRFLKAQMEQGATIGALAEEGRESLVARMHVATPVSAEEQKPHERLLDDLVGLLDPLDKAGFERKLNGAVAVIPFEEAVQRILLPLQRRIGELWHQGRITVAVEHYVTKIAQQKLFSVMNQLPVNEFGPRVLIACPEGETHEIGAQAVAYLAATRGCHVYYLGPNLPVAALVDFCDRIHPDLVLLSLTEIKSDTEARQLLKELAPLSARWAVAVGGQGACAIGDLLRETKIELLDDLTALHRRLLMLLSANMRASRS; translated from the coding sequence ATGAATACTCATAGAATTCATAGGGTTGCAAAGCTTACAGGCCTCTCGAAGGATGTCATTCGCATCTGGGAGAGGCGATACGGGCTTGTCGTACCCTCCAGAAGCTCCAATCGCTATCGCGAATATAGTGACGAGGAAGTGGCGCTCCTCCGCTTTCTGAAGGCGCAGATGGAGCAAGGCGCGACGATCGGTGCACTGGCGGAAGAGGGGCGTGAGTCGCTGGTCGCACGGATGCACGTCGCGACTCCTGTGTCGGCGGAGGAACAGAAGCCCCATGAGCGTCTGCTAGATGATTTGGTTGGCTTGCTCGACCCGCTCGATAAGGCAGGATTCGAGCGCAAACTGAACGGAGCAGTGGCCGTCATTCCGTTTGAAGAGGCCGTCCAGCGGATTCTGCTCCCATTGCAACGGCGCATCGGGGAGCTCTGGCACCAGGGCCGAATCACTGTTGCCGTCGAACATTATGTGACGAAGATCGCCCAGCAGAAATTGTTTTCGGTCATGAACCAGCTTCCGGTGAATGAATTCGGACCACGAGTTCTGATTGCCTGTCCGGAAGGTGAAACGCATGAGATCGGAGCCCAGGCCGTGGCCTACCTAGCCGCGACCAGAGGGTGCCACGTCTATTACCTTGGCCCGAACCTTCCCGTTGCTGCTCTGGTGGATTTTTGCGATCGGATACATCCGGATCTCGTGCTGCTCTCGCTGACCGAAATCAAATCAGATACCGAGGCTCGTCAGCTCCTCAAAGAGCTCGCACCCCTGTCGGCGCGCTGGGCCGTGGCGGTCGGGGGCCAAGGCGCCTGTGCCATCGGAGATCTGCTTCGTGAAACCAAGATTGAATTGCTCGATGATCTCACCGCCCTCCATAGACGCCTGCTGATGCTTCTTTCCGCCAACATGCGGGCCTCGCGATCGTAA
- a CDS encoding DUF523 and DUF1722 domain-containing protein — protein sequence MTTAPLRLGISRCLLGDEVRFDGGHRRDSFLTDVLGRYVEWVPVCPEVEAGLGTPRDAMKLVGDPLHPRLVTIESGIDHTKALEKMSVRRIRELQKLDLSGYVFKKNSPSCGIEQVRIYNEQGKQNGNGVGLFARAFIEQFPLIPVEDEGKLCEPTIRENFIERIFCYRRWQDFMQGKVTRQALVQFHTIHKYLLMAHSPQQYQALGRLVGHTHRQSPKTLANFYGKLFMKTLAMKATVRKQVNVLQHMLGYFKKMLNTQEKADLLGAIDDYHRERTPLVVPLTLIKHYVQVFDVSYLRDQIYLRPDPKELMLRNHA from the coding sequence ATGACAACCGCGCCGCTCCGTCTTGGCATCAGCCGCTGCCTCCTCGGTGACGAGGTCCGTTTTGACGGGGGCCATAGGCGGGACAGTTTTCTCACAGACGTGCTGGGCCGTTATGTGGAATGGGTTCCAGTCTGTCCCGAAGTGGAGGCCGGTCTCGGCACGCCCAGGGACGCGATGAAGCTGGTGGGCGATCCTCTCCATCCCAGGCTCGTAACCATCGAGAGCGGAATCGATCACACGAAGGCGCTCGAAAAGATGAGCGTCCGGCGCATCCGTGAACTACAAAAGCTGGACCTCTCCGGATACGTGTTCAAAAAGAACTCGCCGAGCTGCGGCATCGAACAGGTTCGCATCTATAATGAGCAGGGGAAGCAGAACGGAAACGGGGTCGGGCTGTTTGCTCGGGCCTTCATCGAGCAGTTCCCTCTGATTCCGGTCGAGGACGAAGGGAAGCTCTGCGAGCCAACGATCAGAGAAAATTTCATCGAACGGATCTTTTGTTATCGCCGCTGGCAGGATTTCATGCAGGGCAAAGTCACGAGACAGGCCCTGGTGCAGTTCCACACGATCCACAAATATCTGTTGATGGCCCATAGTCCGCAACAATACCAAGCGCTCGGGCGGCTGGTCGGTCACACTCATCGACAGAGCCCCAAGACACTCGCCAACTTCTATGGCAAGCTCTTCATGAAGACCTTGGCCATGAAGGCGACGGTGCGCAAACAGGTGAACGTGCTCCAGCACATGCTGGGATACTTCAAAAAGATGCTGAACACTCAGGAAAAGGCAGATCTATTGGGCGCGATTGACGATTATCATCGCGAGCGCACGCCGCTGGTTGTCCCGTTGACGCTGATCAAACACTATGTCCAGGTCTTTGACGTGAGCTATCTGCGGGATCAAATCTATCTTAGGCCTGACCCAAAAGAACTCATGCTGCGCAATCATGCATAA
- a CDS encoding SUMF1/EgtB/PvdO family nonheme iron enzyme, protein MTQGLRRRGTSWRTTVAMMALASAAAFAPVMAAPPAPKELDQVPMVTIPAGPFLMGNPEGKGRTDEWPQRSVDLDEFAIDQVEVTNERYLVFVATTGHRSPPNPYGTGPLLSMKGIEQLPVVQATWYDAKAYCSWAKKRLPTEAEWEKAARGTDGRLFPWGNEPATAKRANFDREWDEEKTLHPVGSLPGGDSPYGVKDMSGNAREWVQDWYDAEYYKHAPDRNPQGPDKKGVVRSIRGGSWHSPMSDITTTARGRGGFALQTHGTGFRCVRGLEDQIQQK, encoded by the coding sequence ATGACACAAGGTCTGAGAAGAAGAGGAACCAGCTGGCGCACTACCGTTGCGATGATGGCCCTAGCCTCTGCTGCCGCCTTCGCGCCTGTCATGGCAGCGCCGCCGGCGCCCAAGGAACTCGACCAAGTCCCCATGGTGACGATTCCGGCTGGACCATTTCTGATGGGGAATCCGGAAGGCAAAGGCCGGACTGATGAGTGGCCGCAGCGGTCTGTAGACCTCGACGAGTTTGCGATCGATCAAGTCGAAGTGACGAATGAACGGTATCTGGTGTTCGTTGCGACCACAGGCCACCGAAGCCCTCCGAATCCCTATGGCACCGGCCCGCTCTTATCCATGAAGGGAATCGAACAGCTTCCGGTCGTGCAGGCCACCTGGTACGACGCCAAGGCCTATTGTAGCTGGGCGAAGAAGCGGCTCCCGACGGAAGCGGAATGGGAGAAAGCCGCTCGTGGCACCGATGGTCGGCTGTTTCCCTGGGGCAACGAACCAGCGACAGCGAAGCGGGCGAACTTCGACCGTGAGTGGGATGAAGAGAAAACCTTACATCCGGTCGGGTCCTTGCCAGGCGGCGACTCACCCTACGGCGTGAAGGACATGTCGGGCAATGCTCGAGAGTGGGTGCAGGATTGGTATGACGCTGAGTACTACAAACATGCGCCGGATCGGAATCCCCAGGGTCCTGACAAGAAAGGCGTGGTCCGATCGATTCGCGGCGGGTCTTGGCATAGCCCGATGTCGGACATCACGACGACGGCTCGCGGGCGTGGCGGATTCGCGCTGCAGACCCACGGGACGGGCTTTCGCTGTGTCCGGGGTCTCGAAGACCAGATTCAGCAGAAGTAG
- the pyrE gene encoding orotate phosphoribosyltransferase — protein sequence MLPLKAELAKAFHDTKSFKWDQGKGFTLASGLTSPFYVDCRSLMAHPSSRRLVANLACEALKSVELDCLGGLEIGAISIATSISDFAFASKPPRTWKTFVVRKQAKDHGLGKLIEGSFQPGNRAVIVDDVLTSGGSLLKAVAAARGAGLIVTHALVIVDRKEQDGRKKIEAEGLTLLSLLDIDDLTSAQPHS from the coding sequence ATGCTGCCCCTGAAAGCTGAATTAGCCAAAGCCTTCCACGACACAAAATCGTTCAAGTGGGACCAGGGTAAAGGGTTCACCCTCGCGTCCGGCTTAACCAGCCCCTTCTACGTCGATTGCCGGTCCCTCATGGCCCATCCAAGCTCGCGCAGACTGGTGGCCAACTTGGCCTGCGAGGCGCTGAAGTCTGTCGAGCTCGATTGCCTCGGCGGACTGGAGATCGGGGCCATTTCCATTGCCACCAGCATCTCTGATTTTGCCTTCGCATCCAAGCCGCCGCGAACCTGGAAAACCTTTGTGGTGCGGAAACAGGCGAAGGACCATGGGCTCGGGAAGCTGATCGAAGGATCGTTTCAGCCGGGGAATCGCGCGGTGATCGTCGATGATGTGCTGACCAGCGGAGGATCGCTCCTCAAAGCCGTCGCTGCCGCCAGAGGCGCAGGACTGATTGTGACCCATGCCTTGGTGATCGTGGACCGGAAGGAACAGGATGGCCGAAAGAAAATTGAAGCGGAAGGGCTGACGCTTCTGAGCCTATTGGATATTGATGATCTGACCAGCGCGCAACCGCACTCCTAG
- a CDS encoding PDZ domain-containing protein has translation MMTKKIGITSYVLLSLLTVVLFQISGKTSDVRAAEGQDKAGSQAQRPHGDEANLPNGVIGLSLHVGAERIGDPASLYVAHVHPEGPAQQAGLKHGDEVVTVNGAAVVGKTYEQVVKMVRGEAGTVVKLGVKGEGWGCAS, from the coding sequence ATGATGACCAAGAAGATCGGTATCACCAGCTACGTATTGTTGAGCCTGTTAACGGTCGTGCTGTTTCAGATCTCAGGGAAAACGAGCGACGTCAGGGCTGCCGAGGGGCAGGATAAGGCAGGGAGTCAGGCCCAGCGACCGCACGGAGACGAGGCCAACCTGCCGAATGGGGTGATCGGCCTGTCGCTGCATGTCGGGGCGGAACGTATCGGCGATCCTGCTTCGTTGTATGTAGCCCATGTGCATCCGGAGGGCCCTGCCCAGCAAGCAGGCCTGAAGCACGGAGATGAGGTGGTGACGGTGAACGGTGCGGCGGTAGTCGGTAAGACCTATGAACAGGTGGTGAAGATGGTGCGCGGGGAAGCGGGCACAGTGGTGAAACTGGGGGTGAAGGGGGAGGGGTGGGGCTGCGCGAGCTAG
- a CDS encoding NADH-quinone oxidoreductase subunit N, whose amino-acid sequence MNFSLTMSPSDLLLLLPEIILTAWLCLILIVDFSFPRLPNEQLAYLSIAGLGATLGCLAWFNVGGVTGTLFANMFVLDRMALFFKMFIVGSTILVILASIDYVHRFKFFRGEYYFLVVMSALGMMFMASANDLLSVFVTLEFSTFGFYVLVAYLREDMASNEAGIKFFILGVFAAGLLAYGISLVYGETGQLVFSDMKLTQVTPGLAIGFLLIFGALGFKIGAVPFHSWIPDTYHGSPTPVTAFLSIAPKGAAFAILLRMFFVALATFKPIWVLLLVAASVLSMTYGNIVAIAQKNMKRLLAYSGIAQIGNVLIGLAAGTKMGNDAILFYLLTYLFANLGAFAIIIAVSEAIGSEEIDDYSGLGRRSPFLAFSMLIFLLSLAGVPPLAGFIGKLYIFVAAMKEGLYVLITVGLINIVISMYYYLIVVKKMYISEPHDPSPIRVSGPIKAVLYVCLAGTLTIGIYPQPFTDWVVSATMMFSGLVDLPLTAIPPAVINP is encoded by the coding sequence ATGAATTTTTCGCTCACCATGTCTCCATCCGATCTGCTGTTGCTGTTGCCGGAAATCATCCTTACGGCTTGGCTCTGCCTGATCCTGATCGTCGATTTTTCGTTCCCCCGCTTGCCCAACGAGCAATTGGCCTATCTCAGCATCGCCGGGCTCGGTGCCACCCTCGGCTGCCTGGCCTGGTTCAACGTCGGCGGCGTGACCGGAACCCTCTTCGCGAACATGTTCGTGCTCGACCGGATGGCCCTGTTCTTCAAGATGTTCATCGTCGGCTCGACCATTTTGGTCATTCTGGCCTCGATCGACTATGTCCATCGATTCAAGTTCTTCCGCGGGGAATATTATTTCCTGGTCGTGATGTCGGCCCTCGGGATGATGTTCATGGCCTCCGCCAACGACCTCTTATCGGTGTTCGTCACGCTGGAATTCTCCACATTCGGGTTCTACGTGCTTGTCGCTTATCTCCGCGAGGACATGGCGTCGAATGAAGCGGGTATCAAGTTTTTCATCCTGGGCGTGTTTGCCGCAGGCCTCCTCGCCTATGGCATCAGCCTGGTCTACGGGGAAACGGGCCAACTGGTCTTTTCCGACATGAAGTTGACCCAGGTCACACCGGGGCTGGCCATCGGGTTCCTGCTGATTTTCGGCGCGCTGGGTTTCAAGATCGGCGCCGTGCCGTTCCACTCCTGGATTCCCGACACGTACCATGGCTCGCCGACGCCGGTGACGGCATTTCTGTCGATTGCACCGAAGGGGGCGGCCTTTGCCATTCTCCTCAGAATGTTCTTCGTCGCGCTGGCGACCTTTAAGCCGATCTGGGTCCTGTTGCTCGTGGCCGCATCCGTCCTGTCGATGACCTACGGCAACATCGTGGCCATCGCCCAGAAGAACATGAAGCGGCTCTTGGCCTATTCCGGTATCGCGCAGATCGGCAACGTGCTGATCGGGCTCGCAGCCGGGACCAAGATGGGCAACGATGCGATCCTGTTCTATCTCCTGACCTATCTCTTCGCGAACCTCGGGGCCTTCGCCATCATCATCGCCGTGAGTGAAGCGATCGGCAGCGAGGAGATCGACGACTACAGTGGCCTGGGCCGCCGGTCGCCTTTCCTCGCTTTTTCGATGCTGATTTTCTTGCTGTCGCTGGCCGGTGTGCCGCCGTTAGCCGGGTTCATCGGCAAGCTCTATATCTTTGTCGCGGCCATGAAGGAAGGGCTCTACGTGCTCATCACGGTGGGGCTCATCAACATCGTCATTTCCATGTACTACTACCTCATCGTCGTGAAGAAGATGTACATCAGCGAACCCCACGACCCGTCACCCATCAGGGTCTCCGGTCCGATCAAAGCGGTGCTGTACGTCTGTCTCGCCGGCACCCTCACGATCGGTATCTATCCGCAGCCCTTCACCGATTGGGTGGTCTCTGCCACGATGATGTTTTCAGGCTTGGTGGATTTACCCCTCACGGCCATTCCTCCTGCCGTCATCAATCCATAA
- a CDS encoding formylglycine-generating enzyme family protein — MRSQIIFQVGLGVALMAGAISVATAADMPGSDKDMVPIPKGEFTMGSNEHSDEARHQVVLDAYLIDKYEASNARYKEFMKGTGHPAPAYWDDPRLSKANQPVVGVSWTDASAFCKWDGKRLPTEAEWERAAKGPEGDNHYPWGHTLDSKKANYGQNVGHTTPVDSYPEGVSGFGVYNMAGNVFEWVEDWYDPKFYKESIALNPRGAEKGYNFANQGPVRVLRGGSWLAPESSLHTSHRFWNQPDNNSYGVGLGFRCAKSAQTVSDEAMQAGRDAFIQALIAMGVEKNAEALASIEQALASEPGNKEYLATRDLIKKSMKKK; from the coding sequence ATGCGGAGTCAAATAATATTCCAGGTCGGATTGGGGGTAGCGTTGATGGCGGGAGCCATCTCAGTCGCGACTGCGGCGGACATGCCGGGCAGCGACAAGGACATGGTGCCCATCCCGAAGGGTGAGTTCACCATGGGGAGCAACGAACATTCGGATGAAGCCAGGCACCAGGTCGTGCTCGATGCCTATCTGATCGACAAGTACGAGGCGTCGAATGCTCGGTATAAAGAGTTTATGAAAGGCACCGGTCATCCGGCCCCAGCTTATTGGGATGACCCGCGGCTCAGCAAGGCCAATCAGCCAGTCGTCGGCGTAAGCTGGACTGACGCGAGCGCCTTCTGCAAATGGGACGGCAAGCGCCTTCCGACGGAAGCAGAATGGGAGCGAGCGGCCAAAGGTCCGGAAGGCGACAACCATTATCCGTGGGGCCATACCCTTGATTCCAAGAAAGCTAACTACGGGCAGAATGTCGGCCATACCACGCCAGTGGATTCCTACCCGGAGGGTGTCAGCGGGTTTGGCGTCTACAACATGGCGGGCAATGTCTTTGAATGGGTCGAGGATTGGTATGACCCGAAGTTTTATAAGGAGAGCATTGCCCTGAATCCGCGTGGCGCCGAGAAGGGCTACAACTTCGCCAATCAAGGCCCGGTCAGGGTACTGCGCGGTGGCTCCTGGCTCGCGCCGGAAAGCTCCCTCCACACAAGCCATCGGTTCTGGAATCAGCCGGACAATAACTCCTATGGGGTCGGCCTCGGGTTCCGTTGCGCGAAGTCGGCGCAGACGGTGTCCGATGAAGCGATGCAGGCAGGCCGCGATGCCTTCATACAGGCATTAATCGCGATGGGTGTCGAGAAGAACGCCGAGGCGCTGGCTTCCATCGAACAGGCGCTGGCTTCGGAGCCGGGCAACAAGGAATACCTGGCGACCCGCGATTTGATAAAGAAGAGCATGAAGAAGAAATAG
- a CDS encoding NADH-quinone oxidoreductase subunit M — MGDYALLYILFAPFLGAIALIFVSNRQPMLVRGIAAGSAFVCLLSSLYLFYSYDYVKGGFQFVQKFEWSRQLGISLHLGVDGIGTPLVLASGILLFAGIFVSWHVKDRTKEFYIWLLILAAATIGVFMSLDLFFLYFFYEMSVIPMYLLLGMWGSHTKKYNEMTDPEGLKLRDSVGFIYNFGSNSKEYAAMKLVLFLSAFAVAALMGILLIYKYSGLNTFDILVLREHANLMHIPVLGTTLDKIIWLLIFFGFASIAPLWPLHSWSPVGHAAAPAATSMLHAGVLMKLGHFSIIRVAFEILPETTRELMPIAAVLCMFSIVYGGFVAYYAKDTKYVIGYSSSSHMGYVFLGMAALDYISLTGAVMYMFAHAMATGMLFAMAGWVYDQTHTRDIPSLGGLANRMPFISGCFVIGCMASIGVPGTINFIAEVMIIVGSWEKYPFQVIVAVVGIVLTLAYLFKMMRGLFYGPMDQKYSHAHDAVSAVDRLPLLIMITVSIGFFFFPMHLYNVVRSGVDPLIAKITRVVPLVAESPAVKLEAPGAGSASLVLSPEPVDAAPVSGGQP; from the coding sequence ATGGGTGATTACGCACTGCTCTATATTCTCTTCGCTCCCTTCCTGGGAGCCATCGCGCTGATCTTCGTCTCCAACCGGCAGCCGATGCTCGTGCGGGGCATCGCGGCGGGATCGGCCTTCGTCTGTCTGCTATCCTCGCTCTATCTGTTCTACTCTTACGATTATGTGAAGGGCGGCTTCCAGTTCGTTCAGAAGTTCGAATGGTCGCGTCAGCTGGGGATTTCGCTCCACCTCGGGGTGGACGGCATCGGCACGCCGCTGGTGCTGGCCTCGGGGATCTTATTGTTCGCCGGCATTTTCGTCTCCTGGCACGTCAAAGACCGGACGAAAGAATTCTATATCTGGTTGCTCATCCTCGCCGCCGCCACGATCGGCGTCTTCATGTCGCTGGATCTGTTCTTCCTCTACTTCTTCTACGAGATGTCCGTGATCCCCATGTATCTCTTATTGGGCATGTGGGGCAGCCATACGAAGAAGTACAACGAGATGACGGACCCGGAAGGGTTGAAGTTGCGGGACTCGGTCGGATTTATCTACAACTTCGGTTCCAACAGTAAAGAATATGCCGCGATGAAGCTGGTGCTCTTCCTCTCGGCCTTTGCCGTCGCAGCCCTGATGGGTATTTTATTGATCTATAAGTATTCGGGGCTCAACACCTTCGACATTCTGGTTCTGCGCGAACATGCCAATTTGATGCATATCCCGGTTCTGGGCACGACGCTGGACAAGATCATCTGGCTGCTGATCTTCTTCGGGTTCGCCTCGATCGCTCCGCTCTGGCCGCTGCATTCCTGGTCGCCCGTGGGCCACGCCGCCGCTCCGGCCGCCACGAGCATGTTGCACGCGGGCGTGCTGATGAAGCTCGGCCACTTCTCCATCATCCGCGTGGCGTTCGAAATCCTGCCGGAGACGACCAGGGAGCTCATGCCCATCGCGGCCGTGCTCTGCATGTTCAGCATCGTCTATGGCGGTTTCGTGGCCTATTACGCCAAAGACACGAAATATGTCATCGGCTATTCCAGTTCGAGCCACATGGGCTATGTGTTCCTCGGCATGGCGGCACTGGACTACATCAGTTTGACCGGCGCGGTGATGTATATGTTCGCCCATGCCATGGCGACGGGGATGCTCTTCGCGATGGCCGGCTGGGTGTACGACCAGACCCATACCCGCGACATTCCCTCGCTCGGGGGGCTCGCGAACCGCATGCCGTTCATTTCCGGCTGCTTCGTGATCGGCTGCATGGCCTCGATCGGCGTGCCGGGCACGATCAACTTTATCGCCGAGGTCATGATCATCGTCGGCAGTTGGGAGAAGTATCCCTTCCAAGTCATCGTCGCCGTGGTCGGGATCGTGTTGACTCTGGCCTATCTGTTCAAGATGATGCGGGGGCTCTTCTACGGACCGATGGACCAGAAGTACAGTCACGCGCACGACGCCGTGTCTGCGGTGGATCGTTTGCCGCTCCTGATCATGATCACCGTCAGCATCGGATTCTTTTTCTTCCCCATGCATCTCTATAACGTGGTGCGATCCGGCGTGGACCCCTTGATCGCGAAGATCACCCGCGTCGTGCCGTTGGTTGCGGAATCTCCGGCCGTGAAGCTGGAGGCCCCAGGTGCCGGGAGCGCGTCTCTCGTCCTGAGCCCTGAGCCCGTAGACGCGGCTCCTGTGAGCGGAGGCCAGCCATGA
- a CDS encoding CbiX/SirB N-terminal domain-containing protein: MAAVRGVILVGHGGIPKDCPQELVTRLKRLEAQRRAAKLPRSQEEIELDGKIRSWPRTAETEPYQAGLEAVAARLRAQLDGVLFAVAYNEFCAPTLEESVEGLIKQGATHITVTTTMFTPGGSHSEVEIPEILDHLKPKHPGIELRYAWPFDLNLVANTLAEQIKRFS; this comes from the coding sequence ATGGCGGCTGTACGAGGAGTGATTCTGGTTGGTCATGGCGGGATTCCCAAAGACTGCCCGCAGGAGTTGGTCACGAGGCTAAAACGATTGGAGGCTCAGCGGCGAGCTGCCAAGCTGCCTCGCTCCCAGGAAGAAATCGAGCTGGATGGCAAGATCCGAAGCTGGCCGAGGACTGCTGAGACGGAGCCCTATCAGGCAGGCCTCGAAGCAGTCGCAGCGCGCTTGCGCGCGCAACTGGACGGGGTCCTCTTTGCCGTAGCCTACAACGAATTTTGCGCCCCGACCCTGGAAGAGTCGGTGGAAGGGCTGATCAAGCAGGGCGCGACCCACATTACCGTAACCACGACGATGTTCACGCCAGGCGGCTCGCACTCGGAGGTTGAGATTCCGGAAATCCTCGACCATCTGAAGCCGAAGCATCCAGGCATCGAACTCCGTTACGCCTGGCCCTTCGATCTAAATCTTGTCGCGAACACCTTGGCGGAACAGATCAAACGATTTTCTTGA